The DNA region GAAATCCCCACCCTACAGGTGATCCCCGCCAGCATCGATCTTTCCGGCGCCGCGGTGGAGCTGGTTGAAGAAGAAGGCCGGGACTTTTTCCTGAAAAATGCCCTGGCCCCGATCCGGGACCGCTACGACTATATACTGATTGACTGTCCCCCTTCCCTGGGGGTGCTTACCCTGAACGGAATGGTGGCTGCCGATGCGGCGCTGATCCCCATGCAATGCGAGTACTTTGCCATGGAGGGCCTGGCCCTGCTGCTCCAGACCATTAAACGCATCCAGAAAAAACTCAATCCCTCTCTGGAAGTCGGGGGGCTTTTCTTTACCATGTACGATTCCCGGACCCGCCTGGCCCAGGAGGTGGTGACCCAGGTAAGCGCCTATTTCAAGCAGAAGGTCTTTACCACCATTGTTCCCCGGAATGTTCGGCTTTCCGAGGCCCCATCCTACGGTCAGCCCATCTCCCGCTATGACCCCAACTGTTCCGGCGCCAAAGCCTACAAGAGCCTGGCCGGCGAGGTGATACGCCGTGGCGCCTAAGAGCCGCCTGGGCCGGGGTCTGGATGCCCTGCTTTCCGACGGTGATGACGAAGCTGTCCAGTCTGTGTTTGGCACTCCCAGCGATAGCTTCAGCCGGGTAGAGGCGGGCAGCGCGGAAGTTCCATCCCGGGTTTTGGATGCCCAGGGTTCGCAAACCCCGCCTTCCGCAGTTCCGCAAACATCAGGCCTCCAGGCCGCAGAAATACTGACCATACCCCTGGATAAGCTCAAAGCCAACCCCGGCCAGCCCCGCAAACGTTTTGAAGAAGAAAGCCTCCGGGAGCTGGCGGATTCCATCGCCCAGCTCGGGATTATCCAGCCCCTGATCGTGGAAGAAGCCGGAGACGGGACCTGGCTCATCGTAGCCGGGGAGCGCCGCAGCCGTGCTGCACATTTGGCAGGGCTCACGGAAGTCCCGGTTATAGTGCGCAGTTATTCTGATGAAAAGCGCATGGAAGTTGCGCTGATAGAAAATGTGCAGCGTTCCGATTTGAACCCCATAGAAGAAGCCGCCGCCTACCGTCAGATCATGGATATTACCGGCTGCTCCCAGGACGAGGTCGCCGTAAAGGTGGGCCGGAACCGTTCCACCGTGGCCAATGCCCTGCGCCTCCTCAAGCTGCCCCCGCTTATACGGGAAGCCCTGGAACGGGATGAAATCACATCGGGCCATGGCCGGGCTATTCTTTCGGTGCAGGAAGAGGCGAACCAGGAACAACTCTACAGGGAAATTAGCGTAGAGGGTCTTTCGGTACGGGAGGCGGAGAAACGGGCCGCTGCCCTGAACAAGCCCAGGCCTGAAAAAGCCGCCCCAGCCCCCGCTGAAACAGAACGCCGGGACCCGGAACTGGCCGCCATGGAACAGCGCTTCATCGACCGCCTGGGCACCAAGGTTGCTATCAAGGGCGATTTCAAAAAAGGTAACATACAGATAGAGTACTACTCCATGGATGATCTGGACCGGCTGCTGGGGATACTGGGGTAAATTTCATAATACTATTCAGACAATATCACTGTGCAGAGGCTCATTTAGTTTCTTTGTTATTTTGTATTTTCACCAGGCCCTTTATCTGATCTAATAAAAAATCCTGAAAGTGGCGGTTCAGGGAATTAAAATTGATTATCAATTCTTCAAGCCTTTTGTCAGGTTCCCTGCTGAACATTTTACCCTCGCCGGAGACCAGCCAGTTTTTATTTACCCCGTAAACAGAAGAAATAAGTTCAATGATACGTTCGTTTGCTTTTTTGTTGCCCAATTCCATATTGGCATAATATCCATTGGAAAGGTGTATTCCCCTGGAAAAATTGATCTGCGAAAGATTTAGGGAAGCTCTCACCTGTTTAATACGTTCATTTACCGTCATCGCACTACCCACCTAAAACCATAGCTTATTACAGCGTTTTTAGCAAGTTTTGAGGAAATATCGGTAATTTGATAAAATCCGGCGGATGGGGGTATTGCCCACTTTTTAATAAAGCTATAAAATACTTTATTGAAAAGATTATGCGAAATTTGCCGTTCATAAAAGGAGTTTAGGTATGGCAAAGGCAATTGAAAAAAAAGTTGAAACCCTGTACAAAAAATATTTGATTCTTACCGATGAAAACAAGAAAAAAATTCTTGATATGTCACGAATACTGGTTCGTACACAAAATAAAATAGTTCCCTCTGTAAAGGATAAGGAATCGGATAAAGGCAAAAAATAAGAGGCCTCTGTTTTGGATAAGCCCGGGAAAAACCCCGCCGATTCCTGAAACCGATAGGTTTTTTACTCCGCCGGGCTAAATCTGTACCCGCTGCCATCGGCGCTGACCGTACCGATAGCCGGGTAGGCCAGGTGCATGCCACCAATGGCTATGTGGTTTGCAGTGGCGTATTCCAGTATGCGGCGGCGTGTGAGCGCGGCGGCTGCCGGATCAGTGTCGTAGGTAACCGACTGATCCGGCAGGGGGAACTGGATGGGCCCGGCATGCATCACATCCCCCCAGAGGATGATTTTTTTGCCCTCCGATTCCACCAGAAAAGCGGTGTGCCCCGGTGTGTGGCCAAAGGCGGCGATGGCTTTAATGCCCGGCAGTAATTCTGTCAGGGTTGAACCCAGTTCACCAGGGCGGAATGTTTCTACCCGGTTACCGTAGGGCGCCAGGGCTTCTGAGGCTGAAGGATTAGCCCCGGGTTTTACCCAGAAGTCCTTTTCCTGCTGGGCCAGGTAGACCTTGGCCTTGGGGAACAGGGGCATGCCGTTTTTTTGAAGCCCCCCTATATGGTCCCCGTGCATGTGGGTTAGTAATACTGCGTCCACTTGGTCAGGGCTTGTCCCCAAGGTTTTCATTGAGTCAAAGATGGTCCTGCCGAAGCCGGTATCCACCAAAATGATTTTGCCGGGGCTGCGGATCAGGAAGACGTTAGTTTGGGAGATGTATTTCCCACCGGGAATGTACTTGTCCAGGGCGGCTTTGTTAGGGTTCAGGAGGATTCCGGGGTTACCCTCGCCGCGCGCCTCAACCAGCATGTGGACATCTATATGCCCCAGGCGGTAAGTGAAGTAGGAATCATCCGCAGAAACACTGTTTACTGCCATGGCGCCCATGATAATACCGCCCAGTACATTGATTTTCATAAAATCCCCTGTCTAATAGCCCTGTAATATTTCCAACAGTTGTGATCTGTCTATGGAGCGTAGAAAATTTGCCAGCCTGGGTCCCTGGTCTTTGCCGATTAAAGCTTGGTAAGCGGCGCGGAACAGGGCCTTCCCGTCCATCTGGTGATTCTCCGCCACCTTGTAGATGGCTTCGGCGCAGGATTTGTCATCTCCGAACTGGTCAATGACGGCAATAACCTGGTCCCGCAGGTCCCGGATAGCGGCGGCCTCAGTATCCCTGAGCGCGGAGCTGCCGGCTGTATCGCCGGGGGTGCGCAGGCGGAAGCGGAATTCTTCCGGGGCGCAGTTTTCTGCCCAGTATTTGGCCCGCTTTGCCCGCTCTTTAAGGCCCGGCAATTGCTCCGGTTTGGGGCCTCCGGGGCTGTTTGCCAGGCTCTCCAGGGCGCGGTCTATGTCGCCGTCGGCGATCTGGATGAGGTTGCAGAGGTGGCGGAAGGGGATTTGCCAGGGCATCACCGGGGGAACCGATGCCACCTGGGAAAGCTCGTAGATGCGCCGGGCCTTGCGGTAAGCGGCCTCGTCCTTTGCCTCCTCGGCTTTCCAGGCTATGCGTTCCAGGCGGTCGTAGTCTTCGTAAATTTTAATCACGTCCAGATCAAAGGAGATGGTAAATTCCGTGTTAGGCCGGGTTCCGGCAAAGAGGTAGCGGGTGAGCTCCGGGGTATAGACCCGCAGCACGTCCCGTAAGTCTATCACATTGCCCGAGGAACTGGACATCTTTCCCGGCACACCTTTGGTGCCGATGAAGTCGTAGCGGAAGGTGACCGGGGCATCCCAGGCGTACACATCTTTACTGACATGCCGGGCAGTGTCAAAGGAGCCGCCCTGGCTGTGGTGGTCCTTTCCTGCAGGCTCAAAGTCAACCTGCTCGTGTTCCCAGCGCATGGGCCAGTCTATGCGCCAGCCCAGCTTGACCCCCTTGGCGGTACGCAGGTCCACGGTTTCGCTGTGGCCGCAGCTTTCGCAGTGGTAGCTCAGGGCCCATTCGCCGTCCCAGCTATCAGGTTCCGTAGTATCCTTGTTGCATTTGTCGCAGAAAACGCTCAGGGGCCACCACTCGCCCTGGATTTTATGGTCCTCGTCCCGGAATTTGTCCAGGATGCTTTTCAGGGCGTCCCGGTGTTCCAGGGCTTTACGGATGCCGCCGGCATAGCGGGAAGCCCGGTAGCGTTCCGCCTGGTAGAGGTATTCCGGGTGGATGCCCACTTCGGGGAGTATGGTTTCCACGTCCACCTCGTGGTGCCGGGCGTAGCTTTCGTCTCGTTCCCAAGGATCCGGAACCATGGTGATGGGGAAGCGGAGGCAGCTTTTCAACTCATCCTGTTTGGGCATATTCCCAGGTATCTTGCGGAACACGTCGTAATCGTCCCAGGAATAGATGAACCGGACCTTTTTGCCCAGGTCACGCAGGGCCCGGGCTACCAGGTCCACGGAGATGATCTCCCGGAAGTTGCCGATATGCACGGTTCCTGAGGGGGTGATGCCGGAAGCGCAGGTATACTGTTCCTTTTCGCCCTTCTCCCGGAGTATCTTTGCTGCAGCCTCATCTGCCCAATGGGCAGATGACTGCGAAGCAGC from Treponema primitia ZAS-2 includes:
- a CDS encoding ParB/RepB/Spo0J family partition protein, yielding MAPKSRLGRGLDALLSDGDDEAVQSVFGTPSDSFSRVEAGSAEVPSRVLDAQGSQTPPSAVPQTSGLQAAEILTIPLDKLKANPGQPRKRFEEESLRELADSIAQLGIIQPLIVEEAGDGTWLIVAGERRSRAAHLAGLTEVPVIVRSYSDEKRMEVALIENVQRSDLNPIEEAAAYRQIMDITGCSQDEVAVKVGRNRSTVANALRLLKLPPLIREALERDEITSGHGRAILSVQEEANQEQLYREISVEGLSVREAEKRAAALNKPRPEKAAPAPAETERRDPELAAMEQRFIDRLGTKVAIKGDFKKGNIQIEYYSMDDLDRLLGILG
- a CDS encoding ParA family protein, whose protein sequence is MGKTYVFVNQKGGVGKTTSAISLGAYLAEAGKSVLLVDFDSQANLSNGIGAGHGKPGVYELISGTATLEQVIRSTEIPTLQVIPASIDLSGAAVELVEEEGRDFFLKNALAPIRDRYDYILIDCPPSLGVLTLNGMVAADAALIPMQCEYFAMEGLALLLQTIKRIQKKLNPSLEVGGLFFTMYDSRTRLAQEVVTQVSAYFKQKVFTTIVPRNVRLSEAPSYGQPISRYDPNCSGAKAYKSLAGEVIRRGA
- a CDS encoding MBL fold metallo-hydrolase — encoded protein: MKINVLGGIIMGAMAVNSVSADDSYFTYRLGHIDVHMLVEARGEGNPGILLNPNKAALDKYIPGGKYISQTNVFLIRSPGKIILVDTGFGRTIFDSMKTLGTSPDQVDAVLLTHMHGDHIGGLQKNGMPLFPKAKVYLAQQEKDFWVKPGANPSASEALAPYGNRVETFRPGELGSTLTELLPGIKAIAAFGHTPGHTAFLVESEGKKIILWGDVMHAGPIQFPLPDQSVTYDTDPAAAALTRRRILEYATANHIAIGGMHLAYPAIGTVSADGSGYRFSPAE
- a CDS encoding helix-turn-helix domain-containing protein, with translation MTVNERIKQVRASLNLSQINFSRGIHLSNGYYANMELGNKKANERIIELISSVYGVNKNWLVSGEGKMFSREPDKRLEELIINFNSLNRHFQDFLLDQIKGLVKIQNNKETK
- the lysS gene encoding lysine--tRNA ligase, translated to MSKKSNTTEGRGEAGAASQSSAHWADEAAAKILREKGEKEQYTCASGITPSGTVHIGNFREIISVDLVARALRDLGKKVRFIYSWDDYDVFRKIPGNMPKQDELKSCLRFPITMVPDPWERDESYARHHEVDVETILPEVGIHPEYLYQAERYRASRYAGGIRKALEHRDALKSILDKFRDEDHKIQGEWWPLSVFCDKCNKDTTEPDSWDGEWALSYHCESCGHSETVDLRTAKGVKLGWRIDWPMRWEHEQVDFEPAGKDHHSQGGSFDTARHVSKDVYAWDAPVTFRYDFIGTKGVPGKMSSSSGNVIDLRDVLRVYTPELTRYLFAGTRPNTEFTISFDLDVIKIYEDYDRLERIAWKAEEAKDEAAYRKARRIYELSQVASVPPVMPWQIPFRHLCNLIQIADGDIDRALESLANSPGGPKPEQLPGLKERAKRAKYWAENCAPEEFRFRLRTPGDTAGSSALRDTEAAAIRDLRDQVIAVIDQFGDDKSCAEAIYKVAENHQMDGKALFRAAYQALIGKDQGPRLANFLRSIDRSQLLEILQGY